CTGTGGGCATTGATGATTGGAGCTTTCCACGGTCGACCCCGTCGCCGACGACGACGAGCCGCACCGCACCGCTGCCAGCCAGACCCACAAGGCGGTCGACGTGCTTCTCGGGCGCCAACCGGCCGACAAAGCCGACGATCGGCTTGCCGTCCGGCGACCATCGTCGCCGGAGCGCCTCGTCGCGCGCCGATGGCGCGAACCGGAGCAGATCCACCCCGCGTCCCCACCGGTACACCCGTGGGATGCGCTGGGCAGCAAGCGATTCCATCGTCGCCGTGGAGGGCGCCAGGGTGCGGTCGGCAAGGCCGTGCAAGTGGCGGAACCACGCCCAGGCCGCCCGAGACGTCATCGGAATGCCGTAGCTTTCCGCGAAGCCCGGTACGTCGGTTTGATACACCGCCACCGTCGGCACGTCGAGATTGCGAGCAGCCCGCAACCCGCCGTAGCCGAGCAACGCCGGCGAGGCCAGGTGCACCACGTCGGGATCGAATCCGCGCAATACCCTGACCAATCGGGGCATGGGTACTCCCAGCGGCAGCGTGGTTATCTTCGGGAAGAATCGCGACGGCACCCGATGCACCCGAATACCGTCGTGCAGCCGCTCGGCACGGGGTTCGCCCGGCGGAGTATCGGGTGCGATGACGAGGGCTTCGTGGCCCGTTCGACGCAGATGCTCGAGCACCCGGACCACCGAGTTGCTGACGCCGTTGACATAGGGGAGAAACGACTCGGCGATGATGGCTACGCGCACGCCACCAAGGTGTCAGCGCAGGCTATCGGAAAGGTTGCCGGGGAGCATACTGGACACGAAATTTGCTGCTCAGGTGAGCTTTGTCACCCTGGCTTGGCGCGCCGGACCAGCCGCTTGTCGAGGATCGCCAGGCCCACCAGCGCGACCGACGCGGCCAGCCAGCCCACCACCGCGATGGACCCCGCCGGGATGATCGCCAACCCGGCGTTGCGGTGCTGTACCCGGACCAGGTTGGGATCCCTCTTGTTGTATTCGACGTAAATCCGCATACCGGTGGACAATTCGGACGGATACAGCACACCGAGCTCGGGCCGGTAGGTGACGCGTTCGGGCGTGACGAACTCGATGGTTGAGCGCCGCGGACCGGCGCTGAGCACCTCCGCCTGCGCGACGCCCATATTGCGTTCGATCGCCAGGTCGTTGCGCCAGGCACCGGCCACCAGCAGCACCGACTGCAGCGTGACCAGACCCGTCAGGATCAGAATGGTGATCCGCGCCCACCGCAACACGACCCGGGTCCGGGTGTCCGGCAGCTCGTCGCTGCTGCCGTGGATCAGCATGCGCAGCAACGCCTTCAGTGACTGCCCCAGCGGCGATATCACAGGGCGGCCTTGATGGATGCGTGCAACTGCCGCAACGAGGACCGATCCGCCTTGACCTCCAGCACACGCATGCCGCTACCGGGTTCGTCGAGGGCCGTTTGCAGCTGTTCGACCTCGATCTGCCGGCTCTCGACGTGGTACGCGCGGCACAACGCACCCACGTCGACGTCGTGCGGGGTTCCGAAGATGCGCGCCGACACGTCGGAGAACCGCGGGTCACCCTGCTCGAGGAGTTCGAAAATGCCGCCACCGTTGTCGTTGGACACCACGATCGTGAGCTGCCGCGGTGTCGGTTCGGTGGGGCCGATCAGCAGCCCGGAGCTGTCGTGCACGAACGTCAGATCGCCGATCAGCGCGATGGTGCGCCCCTCGTGGGCCAGCGCGGCCCCGATCGCGGTGGACACGGTGCCGTCGATACCGGCGACCCCACGGTTGGACCGGACCCGGATGCCGCGGGTGTTGCAACCGACCAGGGCGACGTCGCGCACCGGGTTCGATGCCCCGAGCACCAGTTGGTCGCCGGGCCGCAACGCGTCCGCGACTGCCGCGGCAACGTGCAGGCCGGTGGTCAGCGGGTGCGCCTTGAGTTGACCGTGCACCGCTTGGTTCGCGTGCCGGTTCATCTCCGCACAGCGACGCAGCCACGCCGGGCTCGGTGTCCCGGTGGCGACCGCCCGCGTCCCGGTGGCCTGCGAGTTGCCCGAGACGTCCGGCCAGCGCGGCCCGGTCGTCAGCGCGTACACCGGCACCTTGGGGTCTGCCAGCAGCGCCGATACCGGCCGGTGCAGTGTCGGGCGGCCGAGCATGATCACCTGCTGGGGCCGCAGCAGCGGCAGCGCCAGCGGGTGCAGCGGGTTGGCGGGTGCCGGCGCGGTCGGCTCGGCGACGGTCGGCAATGCCGCGAGGTTGGGATGAACACCCGCGCCGTGCCCGGCAATGACGACGGTGTCCGGCGACAGGTCGATGTCCACTGGCTGGTCGAAGGTAACCGGCGGCGTGTAGGTCCAGGGCAAACCGGCGGGCCGGCCCTGCGGGGTGACGGCACGTAATAATCCGGGGGGGTCGGGATCGGGCACCAGCGGCTCCCGCAGTGGGATGTCGAAGTGCACCGGACCCGCGTTGGCCGTGCGAGAACCGTTGGCCGCCACCAACACTCGGCAGGTGGCCGATCGCCAGGTCGCGTTGAACTCGGGCATCCGTTCGGGCGCGTCCTCGGCCAGGCCCAGGCTGATTGTGGCCCGAACTTGGGTGCCGAAATAGCCCAACTGCTCCATGGTTTGATTGGCGCCGGTGCCGAGCAACTCGTAGGGCCGGTTGGCCGAAAGCACGACCAGCGGCACCCGAGCGTAGTTGGCCTCCACCACCGCCGGGCCGAGGTTGGCTACCGCGGTGCCCGACGTCATCGCGACACACACCGGCGCCCCGGCCGCGATCGCCAGGCCGATGGCCAGATAGCCGGCGGTGCGTTCGTCGATGCGAACGTGCAACCGGATCCGGCCGGACCGGTCGGCGTCGGCCAACGCGAATGCCAGCGGCGCGTTGCGCGAACCGGGGCACAGCACCACGTCGCGGACGCCGCCCCGGATCAGCTCGTCAACGACGACGCGGGCCTGGGTCGTCGAGGGGTTCACCAGTACAGGGTGTCACAACTAGCCATCACGCCGACTGGCCGGCAAAGAACTTCAGCACCGCCGAGTTGACGGCCTCGGGCCGCTCGAAGAACCCGAGATGCCCGGCGTCGGGTATCTGCAAATAACGTCCGTTCGGCAGGGCGTCGGCGACTTCGCGTCCCAGGTACGGCGGCGTCACCACGTCGTCGGCGAAGCCGATCACCAACACCGGCGCCGCGATGTTGCGGTATGCGGGCAACCGGTTGGTCCGCGGCGCGACGTCCAGCTGGCAGCGCAAGCCCGGGGTGGGCTTGATCGGCCACATGTTGAACATCGCGATCCAGTCGGCGACCGCGGTGTCGTCGTTGAGGGTCTTGCGGGAAAAGTTTTCCAGCAAGCGAGCTTTCGCATCGTATGAGGTCGGCAGTTCGATCCCGGACTCGTAGAGATCGACTTCGGCCTGGTGGAAGAATTGGCGGGCGCGGTCGAGGCGGCCGCGGGTGGCCATCAGCACGGCCGAGCTGACCAGCTCGGGCCGGACCACCATGAGTTCCTGCGCGATGAAGGCGCCCATCGACACCCCGACGATGCGCGCAGGGGCGGCGTCCAGGGATTCGATCAGTGCGGCGGTGTCGGCGACCATGGTTTGCGTCGTGAAACCCTCGGCGTTTTCGGTGGCGCCGATCCCGCGATTGTCGAAGGTGATGCAGCGATATCCAGCCGCGAGGAACGCCGGGACCTGATGTGGGTGCCAGGTCCGTCCGGCGCCGCCGCGACCGGCGATGAAGACGACGGGCTCACCAGCCCCCTTGTCGTCATAAGCCAGGTTGATCACCCGAACGACGGTACAAGCAGCGGGTAGCAGGCCTTGACCCGGTCGATCCACCACTGCCGCCGCTGCGGCGGCGCGCCCAGCGCCTGCAGCCGCGCCGGGTCGGGTGTCACCGGTGCGACGGGCAGGGATCCGTCGACGGGGAGGGCAACGTCTGCCACGTCGTCCAAGAACAACCCGCCGGTGCCCAGCCCGCAGGCGTGACGGAGTTCCGGCAGCGCCGCGGCGGCGGTCAGGCCGGCCGCGATCCCGACGGCCGAATCCAGCGCACTCGATACCACGACCGGGACGTCGATCTGCGCGGCGACGTCGAGCAGAGCCGAAATCCCGCCCAGCGGGGCGACTTTCAGCACTGCGATATCCGCGGCCCCCGCACGGACCACGGCCAACGGATCGGAGGCCTTGCGGATGCTTTCGTCGGCGGCGATCGGCACATCGACTCGCCGGCGCAGCTCGGCGAGCTCGGCGACGGTGGCGCAGGGTTGTTCGAGGTACTCCAGCGGGCCGTCGGCCGTCAACGCGGCCGCCGCCCGCGTCGCCGCCTCCACGCTCCAACCGCCGTTGGCGTCCACCCGCACGGTTTCGACGAACTCGCGCACCGCGTTTACCCGGGCGACGTCGTCGGCCAGCGTCTGCCCCGGCTCGGCGACCTTCACCTTGGCGGTGCGCGCACCCGGAAAGCGGGCCAGCACCTCGGCGACCTGGGCGACGGCAACCGCCGGCACGGTGGCGTTGATCGGGACGCGGTCACGGTGCACCGGCGGCGGCTCGCCGTAGGCGGCCTCGATGCCGGACGCGAGCCAGTGCGCGGCCTCGTGCGGTCCGTATTCCACGAACGCGCCGAACTCCCCCCAACCCGCCGGCCCCTCGATCAGGGCGACTTCGCGGGTGGTGATGCCGCGGAAGCGCACCCGCATTGGCAGCGCCACGACGTGCAGGCGGTCCAGCAGGTCCGCACACTTAGGTGTCACCGGGCGTCACTGCCCCGTAGACCTGGCGGCCCGCCAGAAACGTCGCCCGCACGCCCAGATCGGCGATCCGCTCGGGCGCCACCGTCCGCGGATCGGCCGACAGCACCACCGCGTCGGCGTACTTGCCGACCTCGAGCGAGCCGACGACGTCGTCGGCGAACAGCCGCCAGGCGGCGCCGACGGTCTGCGCGCGGTGGCCTGCTCGACAACGCGGCCATGTCGGACCGGTCGCCGACGGCGACGATCCGGCCGCCGGCGACGGCGATGGCCTCGGCCGTGGGCCGCGCGTCGTCGACGGTGAGCACGCTTCCGGTGGCAACGAGATCAGCGGCGGCCATGGGCTGAAATCCTACTGATCAGCGCGGTGCGCAAGGGCGCGGCCGCCCCGAATTGCAACACGTTCTAGTCTTGCCCCATGAGTCGCGACGGCGACGAAGAAGGGAGAGCGATGAGGTGGGGGCATCACCCGCTTGCGGGGGAGAGCGCGCCATGACGCACGAGTTGTTGCGCAATCCGATCCATAACGGTCACCTGCTGGTGGGCGCGCTCAAGCGCCACAAGAACAAGCCGGTGCTGTTCCTCGGCGACATAACCCTGACGGGCGGTCAGCTGGCCGACCGGATCAGCCAGTACATCCAGGCGTTCGAGGCGCTGGGTGCGGGCACCGGCGTCGCGGTCGGTCTGCTGTCGCTCAACCGTCCCGAGGTGCTGATGATCATCGGCGCGGGGCAGGCCCGCGGCTACCGGCGCACCGCGCTGCATCCCCTCGGCTCGCTGGACGACCACGCCTATGTGCTGGCCGACGCCGGTATCAGCTCGCTGATCATCGACCCCAATCCGATGTTCGTTGAGCGCGCGCTGGGGCTGCTGGCGAAGGTGGACTCGCTCAAGCAGATCCTCACCATCGGTCCGGTGCCGGAAGCTTTGAAAGATGTGGCGGTGGACCTCTCGGCCGAGGCCGCGAAGTACGCGCCGCAGCCGCTGGTGGCCGCCGATCTGCCGCCGGAGCAGATCGTCGGCCTGACCTACACCGGCGGCACCACCGGCAAGCCCAAGGGCGTGATAGGCACCGCGCAGTCGATCGCCACCATGACGGCGATCCAGCTTGCCGAATGGGAGTGGCCGGAAAATCCGCGGTTCTTGATGTGCACACCGCTGTCGCACGCCGGCGCGGCGTTTTTCACACCCACCCTGATCAAGGGCGGCGAGATGATCGTCATGGCCAAGTTCGACCCGGCCGAGGTGCTGAGAATCATTGAAGAGCAACGTATTACGGCCACCATGCTGGTGCCGTCGATGCTGTACGCGCTGATGGACCACCCGGATTCGCACACCCGGGACCTGTCGTCGCTGCAGACCGTCTACTACGGCGCCTCGGCGATCAACCCGGTGCGGCTGGCCGAGGCGATCCGGCGGTTCGGCCCGATCTTCGCGCAGTACTACGGGCAATCCGAGGCGCCGATGGCGATCACCTATCTGGCCAAGGGCGATCACGACGAGAAGCGGCTGACCTCGTGTGGGCGCCCGACGCTGTTCGCCCGCGTCGCACTGCTGGGCGAGGACGGCAAGCCGGTGCCGCAGGGTGAGCCGGGCGAAATCTGTGTCAGCGGACCGTTATTGGCCGGGGGTTACTGGAACCTGCCGGACGCGACGGCCGAGACGTTTAGAGACGGCTGGCTGCACACCGGCGACATGGCGCGCGAGGACAAGGACGGCTTCTACTACATCGTCGACCGGGTCAAGGACATGATCGTCACCGGCGGCTTCAACGTGTTTCCCCGCGAGGTCGAGGACGTCGTCGCCGAGCATGCAGCGGTCGCGCAGGTGTGTGTGGTCGGGGCGCCGGACGAGAAGTGGGGGGAGGCGGTGACCGCTGTGGTGGTGCTGCGTGCCGACGCGGCCCGTGATGACGCCGCGATCGAGGCCATGACCGCCGAGATCCAGGCCGCGGTCAAGGAACGCAAGGGCTCGGTGCAGTCGCCCAAGCGGGTGGTGGTCGTCGACTCGCTGCCGCTGACCGGTCTGGGCAAGCCGGACAAGAAGGCCGTGCGTGCACAGTTCTGGGAGGGCGCCGGGCGCGCCGTGGGCTAACTTTCCTTGCGCGAGCAGACGCAGAAGCCCCCATTTCGTGCCGAAATGGGGGGCTTCTGCGTCTGCTCGGCACACTACTGTGGCAGGCATGGGCGAAGGTGAACGGATCAGGCCGCCGTGGTGGCTCAAACCGGCGAACAAGGTATTCATCCAGATGTCGCGCCTGGGCATGAGCTTCGGCGGTGAAAGCCCAGTCGTGTTGACCGTGCCGGGCCGCAAGTCCGGAACCCCCCGCTCGACGCCGGTGACGCCGATGACGGTGGACGGCAAGCGTTACCTCGTCGGCGGCTTCCCGGGTGCGGACTGGGTGCAAAACGTCCGGGCCGCGGGCCAAGTCACGCTGAGGCGTGGCCGCAAGAGCGAGCGCGTCCGGATGGTGGAACTGTCCGCCGAAGAGGCCAAGCCGCTGCTGCGGGTCTGGCCCAGCCAGGTACCCACCGGCGTCGGTTTCATGAGACGATCCGGGCTCGTCAAAGACGGCCGGCCCGAGGAGTTCGAGGCGCTGGCCGGACGGTGTGTGGTCTTTCGTTTCGAGCCGATCTAGTCCCCGAAATGAAAGTGCGGCGCTGCAAACCGTCCTGGATGATCGGCTGCGGTGACCTCACCGTCGACCAGGACGGAGTTCAAGAACCTTGAGCGACAACCCATTTAATGCACAAGCGTGGCGGCTCGTCGACGGATTCGACGATCTGACCGACATCACCTACCACCGCCATGTCACCGACCCCACGGTGCGGGTCGCGTTCGACCGCCCCGAGGTGCGCAACGCGTTTCGGCCGCACACCGTCGACGAGTTGTACCGCGCGCTCGATCACGCCCGGATGTCGCCCGACGTGGGCGTGGTGCTGCTGACCGGTAACGGGCCGTCGCCGAAGGACGGTGGCTGGGCGTTTTGCTCCGGCGGAGATCAGCGTATTCGCGGGCGCTCCGGCTACCAATACGCCTCCGGCGAGACCGCGGACACCATTGACGCCGCCCGCGCCGGCCGGCTGCACATCCTCGAGGTGCAGCGGCTGATCCGGTTCATGCCCAAGGTCGTCATCTGCTTGGTGAACGGGTGGGCCGCCGGCGGAGGGCATAGCCTGCACGTGGTGTGCGACCTCACCCTGGCCAGCCGCGAACACGCCCGTTTCAAGCAGACCGACGCCGACGTCGGCAGCTTCGACGGGGGTTACGGCAGCGCATATTTGGCGCGTCAGGTGGGCCAGAAGTTCGCCCGCGAAATCTTCTTCTTGGGTCGGCCGTATACCGCCGAGCAGATGCATCGGATGGGCGCGGTCAATGCGGTGGTCGAGCACGCGGAGCTGGAGGAGGTGGGCCTGGAGTGGGCGGCGGCCATCAACGCTAAATCGCCTCAGGCGCAACGGATGCTGAAGTTTGCGTTCAACCTGCTCGACGACGGTCTGGTGGGTCAGCAGCTGTTCGCCGGTGAGGCCACCCGGCTGGCGTACATGACCGACGAGGCCGTCGAGGGCCGTGACGCCTTCCTGCAGAAGCGACCCCCGGACTGGAGCCGGTTCCCGCGGTACTTCTGAGCGGCCGTATCACCGAGGCTGCAGTTGGCGCGCAGAAACGCGAGTGCAGGCCGCGCCAGTTACAGGCTCGGCGAACCAGGTGTGCGCGCGCCTAGACTCCCTGCGTGAGCAAGAGTCCACTGCGCCGGTTGACCGAGCAGATCGCGCTGGCCAGCATGCGACCGCCGATTTCGCCGCAAATCCTGGTCAACCGCCCCGCGATCAAGCCGGTCAACCTCGACGGGAAGCGCGTCCTGCTCACCGGCGCGTCGTCGGGCATCGGCGAGGCGGGCGCCGAGCGATTCGCCCGCCATGGCGCGACCGTGATCGCCGTCGCCCGCCGCCGGGATCTGCTGGACGCGGTGGCCGAGCGGATCACCACCGCCGGCGGCAAGGCCGTGTCGATGCCATGTGACCTCTCAGACATGGACGCCGTCGACGCGCTGGTCGCCGATGTCGAAAAGCGCGTCGGCGGGGTCGACATCCTGGTCAACAACGCCGGCCGATCCATCCGCCGACCGCTGGCCGAGTCGCTGGAACGCTGGCATGACGTCGAGCGGACCATGGTGCTCAACTACTACGCGCCGTTGCGGCTGATCCGCGGGCTCGGGCCCGGGATGCTCGCGCGCGGCGACGGCCACATCATCAACGTTGCGACCTGGGGCGTGCTGTCCGAGGCGTCACCGCTGTTCTCGGTATACAACGCGTCCAAGGCGGCACTGTCAGCGGTGAGCCGCAACATCGAAACCGAATGGGGCCGAAGGGGCGTGCATTCCACGACGCTGTACTACCCGCTGGTGGCGACCCCGATGATCGAACCGACGAAGGCCTACGATGGGATGCCCGCGCTGACGTCAGAAGAAGCCGCCGAGTGGATGGTCACCGCTGCCCGCACCCGACCGGTACGGATCGCACCGCGGATGGCGTTGGCGGCGAAGGCGCTGAACACCGTCGGCCCGCGCTGGGTCGACGCACTCGTGCAGCGGCGCCGGCGTGGAGACCCTCCGAAGCCGGCGCCCGGGGACGTGGTCGAGACGTGATAGACACGAGGCCATGGAGATTCTGGCCAGCCGGATGCTGCTGCGGCCGGTGGACTATGAGCGCTCGTTGCGCTTCTACCGCGACGAGATCGGGTTGGCGATAGCCCGTGAATACGGAGCAGGCACAGTATTTTTCGCCGGCCAGTCGCTGCTCGAACTGGCCGGCTATGTCACCGCGGGCTCACCGGACCACTCCCGGGGTCCCTTTCCCGGTGCGTTGTGGCTGCAGGTGCGTGACATCGGGGCGACCCAGGCCGAGCTGCAAAGCCGCGGGGTCTCGATCGCCCGCGAGGCGCGTCGGGAGCCGTGGGGTCTGCACGAGATGCATGTGACCGACCCTGACGGGATCACCCTGATCTTCGTCGAGGTTCCCGCCGATCACCCGCTGCGGCGCGACATCCGAGGCGAACTTCGCCGAACCTAGGGTGAACGGTTAGGTAACATCTGACGACGAGTCGAAATATACCTGCGTTTCAGCTACGTCTTTGATCGACAACGGAATACACCGAACAGCAGAATCAGGGCCTGTGACCATCGAGCTTTTCCTCTTGATCATCGTCGTCATCACGGCACTTGCGTTCGACTTCACCAACGGATTTCACGACACCGGCAACGCGATGGCCACCTCCATCGCCAGCGGCGCGCTGGCGCCCAAGGCGGCCGTGGCATTGTCCGCGGTGCTGAACCTGATCGGCGCGTTTCTGTCCACCGCCGTCGCGGCGACAATCGCCAAGGGCCTGATCGACTCCAACCTGGTGACCCTCGAGTTGGTGTTCGCCGGCCTGGTCGGCGGCATTGTGTGGAACCTGCTGACGTGGCTGTTGGGCATCCCGTCGAGCTCGTCGCACGCCCTGATCGGAGGCATCGTCGGGGCCACCATCGCCGCCGTCGGCGGGCACGGGGTGATCTGGCAGGGCGTAGTGTCCAAGGTGGTCATCCCCGCGATCGTGGCCGCGCTGCTGGCCATAGTCGTCGGGGCGATGGCCACCTGGACGGTCTACCGGTTTACGCGCGGTGTCCCGGAGAAGCGCACCGACACGGGGTTCAGGCGCGGCCAGATCGGCTCGGCGTCGCTGGTCTCGCTAGCGCACGGGACCAACGACGCGCAGAAGACGATGGGCGTGATCTTCCTGGCGCTGATGTCCTACGGTGCGGTCGGCAGGACCGCCGCCGTGCCGCCACTGTGGGTCATCGTGTCGTGCGCCATCGCGATGGCCGCAGGTACCTACCTCGGGGGCTGGCGGATCATCCGCACCCTGGGCAAGGGACTCGTCGAGATCAAGCCGCCGCAAGGCATGGCCGCCGAATCGTCCTCGGCCGCGGTGATTCTGCTCTCCGCCCACTTCGGCTACGCGCTGTCGACGACACAGGTCTGCACCGGTTCGGTTCTGGGCAGCGGGCTGGGCAAGCCCGGTGCCGAGGTGCGTTGGGGGGTTGCCGGCCGGATGGCGACCGCGTGGCTGGTCACGCTTCCGTTGGCCGGGTTCGTCGGGGCGGTCACCTACTGGATCGTGCACCTCATCGGCGGATATCCGGGCGCGATGATCGGCTTCTCACTGTTGGTCGCGGCCGCAGTTGCCATCTACCTGCGGTCGCGCCAGGTCAAGGTCGACCACAACAACGTCAACGCCGAATGGGAGGGCAGCCTGACCGCCGGGCTCGAAGGCTGGGACGGCCGTAGGGCACCCTCCGACATGGGCCCTAAAATGGGCACCCGCTCGCCCCGGTTCGGCCCGGACGACGACACGATCAGCGCGGGAATCGTTTCATGAGCGCCTGGTTCAACTACGACGCCACCCTGAAGATCCTGCTCTTCAGCCTGCTGGCCGGTGCCGCGCTGCCGGCGCTGTTCGCACTCGGGGTGCGGCTGCAGGCTGCCGGCGCCGGCGACATCAGGGCCGGCGGCGGCGCGCCACATCGCAACCCGGTCCTCGTCGCGATCGCCTGGGCGATCTACGCCGTGGTTCTTGCGGTGATCATCATCGGGGTGCTCTATATTGCGCGGGATTTCATCGCGCATCACACCGGCTGGGCTTTCCTTGGAGCCAAACCCAAGTAATGTCAAATGTGTCCATGACATAGGGTTTGTCGGGGGTCCCGAGGGGAAGTTGCAAACAGCGTGAACCGATTCCTCACCTCGATCGTCTCGTGGCTGCGCGCGGGCTATCCGGATGGCATTCCGCCGACGGACACCTTCGCGGTGCTCGCGCTGCTGGCCCGCCGATTGACCAACGACGAAGTCCAGGCCGTCGCCAACGAGCTGATGCGGCGCGGCGAGTTCGACCAGATCGACATCGGTGTGGTGATCACCCAATTCACCGACGATCTGCCGTCGCCGGAGGACATCGAGCGAGTGCGGACGCGGTTGGCCGCCAAGGGCTGGCCCCTCGATGCGGCTCGCGACACCGAGGACCACACATA
This is a stretch of genomic DNA from Mycobacterium lacus. It encodes these proteins:
- a CDS encoding glycosyltransferase family 4 protein, whose protein sequence is MRVAIIAESFLPYVNGVSNSVVRVLEHLRRTGHEALVIAPDTPPGEPRAERLHDGIRVHRVPSRFFPKITTLPLGVPMPRLVRVLRGFDPDVVHLASPALLGYGGLRAARNLDVPTVAVYQTDVPGFAESYGIPMTSRAAWAWFRHLHGLADRTLAPSTATMESLAAQRIPRVYRWGRGVDLLRFAPSARDEALRRRWSPDGKPIVGFVGRLAPEKHVDRLVGLAGSGAVRLVVVGDGVDRGKLQSSMPTAVFTGALYGDELAAVYASMDVFVHTGEHETFCQVVQEALASGLPVIAPDAGGPRDLVDPGRTGLLLPVDEFEARLPGAVAHLVHERHRYSLAARRSVLGRGWPVVCDQLLAHYEAVRGGRQARAA
- a CDS encoding DUF3592 domain-containing protein, coding for MLIHGSSDELPDTRTRVVLRWARITILILTGLVTLQSVLLVAGAWRNDLAIERNMGVAQAEVLSAGPRRSTIEFVTPERVTYRPELGVLYPSELSTGMRIYVEYNKRDPNLVRVQHRNAGLAIIPAGSIAVVGWLAASVALVGLAILDKRLVRRAKPG
- the menD gene encoding 2-succinyl-5-enolpyruvyl-6-hydroxy-3-cyclohexene-1-carboxylic-acid synthase, yielding MNPSTTQARVVVDELIRGGVRDVVLCPGSRNAPLAFALADADRSGRIRLHVRIDERTAGYLAIGLAIAAGAPVCVAMTSGTAVANLGPAVVEANYARVPLVVLSANRPYELLGTGANQTMEQLGYFGTQVRATISLGLAEDAPERMPEFNATWRSATCRVLVAANGSRTANAGPVHFDIPLREPLVPDPDPPGLLRAVTPQGRPAGLPWTYTPPVTFDQPVDIDLSPDTVVIAGHGAGVHPNLAALPTVAEPTAPAPANPLHPLALPLLRPQQVIMLGRPTLHRPVSALLADPKVPVYALTTGPRWPDVSGNSQATGTRAVATGTPSPAWLRRCAEMNRHANQAVHGQLKAHPLTTGLHVAAAVADALRPGDQLVLGASNPVRDVALVGCNTRGIRVRSNRGVAGIDGTVSTAIGAALAHEGRTIALIGDLTFVHDSSGLLIGPTEPTPRQLTIVVSNDNGGGIFELLEQGDPRFSDVSARIFGTPHDVDVGALCRAYHVESRQIEVEQLQTALDEPGSGMRVLEVKADRSSLRQLHASIKAAL
- a CDS encoding alpha/beta fold hydrolase — its product is MINLAYDDKGAGEPVVFIAGRGGAGRTWHPHQVPAFLAAGYRCITFDNRGIGATENAEGFTTQTMVADTAALIESLDAAPARIVGVSMGAFIAQELMVVRPELVSSAVLMATRGRLDRARQFFHQAEVDLYESGIELPTSYDAKARLLENFSRKTLNDDTAVADWIAMFNMWPIKPTPGLRCQLDVAPRTNRLPAYRNIAAPVLVIGFADDVVTPPYLGREVADALPNGRYLQIPDAGHLGFFERPEAVNSAVLKFFAGQSA
- a CDS encoding o-succinylbenzoate synthase, whose amino-acid sequence is MRVRFRGITTREVALIEGPAGWGEFGAFVEYGPHEAAHWLASGIEAAYGEPPPVHRDRVPINATVPAVAVAQVAEVLARFPGARTAKVKVAEPGQTLADDVARVNAVREFVETVRVDANGGWSVEAATRAAAALTADGPLEYLEQPCATVAELAELRRRVDVPIAADESIRKASDPLAVVRAGAADIAVLKVAPLGGISALLDVAAQIDVPVVVSSALDSAVGIAAGLTAAAALPELRHACGLGTGGLFLDDVADVALPVDGSLPVAPVTPDPARLQALGAPPQRRQWWIDRVKACYPLLVPSFG
- the fadD8 gene encoding fatty-acid--CoA ligase FadD8; translated protein: MTHELLRNPIHNGHLLVGALKRHKNKPVLFLGDITLTGGQLADRISQYIQAFEALGAGTGVAVGLLSLNRPEVLMIIGAGQARGYRRTALHPLGSLDDHAYVLADAGISSLIIDPNPMFVERALGLLAKVDSLKQILTIGPVPEALKDVAVDLSAEAAKYAPQPLVAADLPPEQIVGLTYTGGTTGKPKGVIGTAQSIATMTAIQLAEWEWPENPRFLMCTPLSHAGAAFFTPTLIKGGEMIVMAKFDPAEVLRIIEEQRITATMLVPSMLYALMDHPDSHTRDLSSLQTVYYGASAINPVRLAEAIRRFGPIFAQYYGQSEAPMAITYLAKGDHDEKRLTSCGRPTLFARVALLGEDGKPVPQGEPGEICVSGPLLAGGYWNLPDATAETFRDGWLHTGDMAREDKDGFYYIVDRVKDMIVTGGFNVFPREVEDVVAEHAAVAQVCVVGAPDEKWGEAVTAVVVLRADAARDDAAIEAMTAEIQAAVKERKGSVQSPKRVVVVDSLPLTGLGKPDKKAVRAQFWEGAGRAVG
- a CDS encoding nitroreductase family deazaflavin-dependent oxidoreductase; translated protein: MGEGERIRPPWWLKPANKVFIQMSRLGMSFGGESPVVLTVPGRKSGTPRSTPVTPMTVDGKRYLVGGFPGADWVQNVRAAGQVTLRRGRKSERVRMVELSAEEAKPLLRVWPSQVPTGVGFMRRSGLVKDGRPEEFEALAGRCVVFRFEPI
- a CDS encoding 1,4-dihydroxy-2-naphthoyl-CoA synthase, whose translation is MSDNPFNAQAWRLVDGFDDLTDITYHRHVTDPTVRVAFDRPEVRNAFRPHTVDELYRALDHARMSPDVGVVLLTGNGPSPKDGGWAFCSGGDQRIRGRSGYQYASGETADTIDAARAGRLHILEVQRLIRFMPKVVICLVNGWAAGGGHSLHVVCDLTLASREHARFKQTDADVGSFDGGYGSAYLARQVGQKFAREIFFLGRPYTAEQMHRMGAVNAVVEHAELEEVGLEWAAAINAKSPQAQRMLKFAFNLLDDGLVGQQLFAGEATRLAYMTDEAVEGRDAFLQKRPPDWSRFPRYF
- a CDS encoding SDR family oxidoreductase yields the protein MSKSPLRRLTEQIALASMRPPISPQILVNRPAIKPVNLDGKRVLLTGASSGIGEAGAERFARHGATVIAVARRRDLLDAVAERITTAGGKAVSMPCDLSDMDAVDALVADVEKRVGGVDILVNNAGRSIRRPLAESLERWHDVERTMVLNYYAPLRLIRGLGPGMLARGDGHIINVATWGVLSEASPLFSVYNASKAALSAVSRNIETEWGRRGVHSTTLYYPLVATPMIEPTKAYDGMPALTSEEAAEWMVTAARTRPVRIAPRMALAAKALNTVGPRWVDALVQRRRRGDPPKPAPGDVVET
- a CDS encoding VOC family protein; its protein translation is MEILASRMLLRPVDYERSLRFYRDEIGLAIAREYGAGTVFFAGQSLLELAGYVTAGSPDHSRGPFPGALWLQVRDIGATQAELQSRGVSIAREARREPWGLHEMHVTDPDGITLIFVEVPADHPLRRDIRGELRRT